From one Pedobacter faecalis genomic stretch:
- a CDS encoding SAM-dependent methyltransferase — translation MNKTQPGTLFLIPVPLADAAAQKSFTPYLVDTINGIDTYIVENEKTARKFLKEAGIRLPQQQLIIHDYGKHNRNSPVGNFFKQLLSGKDVGLMSEAGCPGVADPGADIVAEAHKRGVRVVPLVGPSSILLALMASGFSGQSFTFHGYLPIDKAQRSRKLRELEQLAERNRQTQLFIETPFRNNQLFEEVLKTCQPSTALCVACDLTAESEYIKTQSVALWRKEKPDLHKRPAIFLIYRNT, via the coding sequence ATGAATAAAACCCAGCCAGGCACACTGTTCCTGATTCCCGTACCCCTTGCCGATGCTGCAGCGCAGAAATCCTTTACCCCTTACCTGGTCGATACCATCAACGGTATTGATACTTATATTGTTGAGAACGAAAAAACGGCAAGAAAATTTCTTAAGGAGGCGGGAATTAGGCTGCCTCAGCAGCAACTTATTATACACGACTATGGAAAGCATAACCGCAATAGCCCTGTAGGTAACTTTTTTAAACAACTGTTGTCCGGTAAAGATGTAGGGCTTATGAGCGAAGCCGGCTGTCCTGGTGTGGCTGATCCCGGGGCGGACATTGTTGCTGAAGCGCATAAACGCGGCGTGCGGGTAGTTCCGCTTGTAGGGCCAAGTTCTATACTGCTTGCATTGATGGCTTCAGGCTTTAGTGGGCAAAGCTTTACTTTTCATGGCTACCTGCCGATCGATAAGGCTCAGCGTTCGAGAAAGCTCAGAGAACTTGAACAGCTCGCCGAGCGAAATAGGCAGACGCAGCTGTTTATAGAGACCCCTTTTCGAAACAATCAACTTTTCGAAGAAGTGCTGAAGACCTGTCAACCCAGCACTGCCCTTTGTGTAGCATGCGACCTTACCGCTGAAAGCGAATATATAAAAACACAGTCGGTTGCACTGTGGAGAAAGGAAAAACCGGACCTTCACAAACGTCCGGCGATTTTTCTGATTTACAGGAATACCTAA